A region of the Bacteroidota bacterium genome:
CCGGGTGTGAATTTTGACTTGGCACGTTGCGGAAGGGCAAAATCGCATGGTTGGTTTTTCTTTAGCTGTTATAATACTGAACAAGCAAATACATTGTTGGAAGTAAATGCATCGCAAAAAGATAAAGATTTTATAATGGCAGTGAACTGGAAAAAAGCAGAAGAATATTTAAAAGCCGGAAAAGGAAAAACAATGCCTGTAAAGTATGCACATAATACTTATAATGAAGCAACACATACTGCAGTTTCTGAAATGGAAACAGAAGTTATTGTATTAGATGTAGCTGAATTAAAAGAAATTTGTTACTTTATTCCATGCCCTAAATCACCACATGGTTGCGATGTTGACCCAACGGGAGAATATATTGTAGGCAGTGGTAAATTAGCAGCGATAATACCTGTTTTTAGTTTTGATAAAATGATTAAAGCTATTGAAGACAAAGCTTTTGATGGTGAATTTGAAGGTATACCGGTAATTAAATACGAATCAGCATTATACGGTGAAGTAAAAAAACCGGGCTTAGGTCCATTGCACACTGAATTTGATGGTAATGGATTTGCTTATACCTCATTTTTTGTTTCATCGGAAGTTGTAAAATGGAATATTAAAGATTTAGCAGTGGTTGATAGAGTGCCAACATTTTATTCTGTTGGTCACTTAAGTATTCCTGGTGGAAATACCCGCAAGCCATCACCTAAATATTTAATTGCATATAATAAAATTACTAAGGACAGGTATTTGCCAACGGGTCCGGAATTAGCGCAAAGTGCACAATTGTATGACATAAGCGGTGATAAGATGCAACTAATTCTAGACTATCCAACAATTGGTGAACCACATTATGCACAGTCGGCACCGGCTGACATTATTAGAAATAATGGCCAATTAAAAATCTATAAAATAGAAGATAACCAGCACCCTTATGCAACAAAATCTGAAAAAGATTCACGTGTTGTAAGGGAAGGAAATAAGGTACACGTTTATATGACCTCCGTTAGATCTCACTTTTCACCGGATAATATTGAAGGCATTAAATTGGGAGATGAGGTTTATTTCCATGTAACCAATTTAGAACAAGACTGGGATGTACCGCATGGATTTGCCGTTAAAGGTGCTGCAAATGCTGAGTTGTTAATAATGCCGGGTGAAACTGCAACATTGTTGTGGAAGCCGGATCGTACCGGAATTTTCCCGATGTATTGCACCGACTTTTGCAGTGCATTACATCAAGAAATGCAAGGATATATTCGCGTTTCGCCTGCAGGTAGTAATGTGCCAATTTCATTCAGCTTAGGCAAGAATTCAAGTACTCCTAAATAATCGATATCAATATAAAGGGAACAGATATCGTATAAACTATCTGTTCCCTTTTTTAATGCCAATTAAATTGCAAAAGTTATGCGTAGCTCGAAGATTTCAATTTTAACAAGGATTTTATGCTTTGCCGGTGCAGTTGCTTTGGTGATTTCATTGTTCGTGCCGCTTTGGCGAATAGAACTCGCAGCTCCGCAGTATCCTGAAGGTTTAGTGTTGCTGATTTATCCGGATGATATTGCCGGGGATGTTGAAATAATTAATGGATTAAATCATTACATCGGTATGCAAACTTTACATACTGAGAACTTTATTGAATTTACAATTTTACCCTATCTTATTGGACTTTTTGCATTAATAATTTTGCTGTCAAGTCTAATTGGCAATAAAAAATTATTGTATGCAGTCTTTATACTATTTGTAATATTCGGTGTTGTTGCAATGATTGATTTTTGGAGATGGGAATACAATTATGGTCATAATTTAGATCCTAACGCAGCAATTATTGTGCCCGGTATGGCCTATCAGCCGCCATTAATCGGCTTTAAACAATTGTTAAATTTTGGGGCGTATTCAATTCCTGATATAGGTGGTTGGTTGTTTATTAGCAGTGGCGCATTGCTATTAATAGCCGTGATAGTTGAATTAAACTTGCTGAAAAAATTTAGGAAACCGAAACATACTGTAACTGCATTATTTTTAGTATCAATATTGGCTACTTCATGCAGCCCGAAGGGACCGGAAGTAATTAACTTAAACTATGACCATTGTTCCTCATGCAAAATGACAATAGCCGATAGTAGATATGCCGCGCAATTAATTACCGATAAAGGACGCGTATACAAATTTGATGATGTTACCTGTTTGATTAATTACCTTAATGATAATAAGCAGATTGCAATTGGATCTATTTGGGTTACAAATTTTAATAGTCCTACAAATTGGTTAAATGTAAATCAAGCTTACTTTATTAAATCAAGAAGCCTTCAAAGTCCTATGGGTGGTAATTCGCCTGCATTTGAAAGTAAAGCGAGTGCGGCAATTTATGCCGAAGCAGATACCGGAGAAATTTTTACTTGGGATAAATTAATTCAATTATGAGTGTGATTAGTTTCATCTTATTTACTTGTGCATTGGTTTATGCAAATTGGTCAACCGCTAATACTTTGGTAGTTGGGAAATTAAACCCCTATCAAACTATCAAATCAGCAATTGCTGATGCGGTTGACGGCGATACAATAATCGTATTATCAGGTTTTTACAAAGAGGGTAATATTTCAATTGAAAAGGCAATCACATTCATTGGCGAAAATTTTCCTGTAATAGACGGCGACAGGCGATTCGAGGTAATTACTATTAAATCGAATAATGTAAGTATCAGTGGATTTAAAATTCAACACTCCGGCTTTGCAACATTGGATGACCCGGGTGGTGTAAAAATCATTAATGTATCTAATATTACAATTACGAATAATATATTGTATGATAATTTTTTCGGCGTATATATACAACAAGGCCATAAATGCACTATTAAAAATAATTTAATTGTTGCATTAAACAAAGATGAACAGCAAATCGGAAATGGCATACATTGCTGGAAGAGCGATAGCTTGCAAATAATTGGTAATGAAATAAGTGGTCATAGAGATGGTATTTATTTTGAATTTGTAACTTATTCCGTTATTTGGAGAAATATTTCACATGATAATATCAGGTATGGCCTCCATTTTATGTTTTCAAACGACGATTCCTATTTTTCTAATATTTTCAAGAGTAATGGTGCTGGAGTTGCTGTAATGTTTACAAAAAATGTAACGATGATGAACAACCATTTCGAAGAAAATTGGGGTGATGCAGCATATGGATTATTACTCAAGGAGATATCAGATAGTTACATTTCGGGAAATACGTTTGCCAATAATACTACCGGAATTTATATGGAAGGCACTAATCGCATTATCCTTGAACGGAATGTATTCGAACAAAATGGCTGGGCTTTGCAAATTCAAGCGAGTTGTATGGATAATGTTTTGCGTAACAACGATTTCCTGGCCAATACCTTTGATGTGAGTACCAACGGCACAAATGTGCTCAATACATTTGAATTAAATTATTGGGATAAATACTCTGGATATGATTTGAACCACGATGGAATTGGCGATGTGCCTTTTCACCCGTTAAGCATGTATAGTGTGGTTGTAGAAAATATACCTTCGGCAATGTTGCTATACAGAAGCTTCTTTGTTACGATGTTAGACAAATCTGAAAAAATGTTTCCTTCAATTACGCCGGATAATTTTATTGATAAAACACCAAGTATGAAGTCTATAATTATATGATTGTTATAAATAACATATCAAAAAAATTTGGCAAATTAAGTGTGCTGAAAAATATTCAACTTTCGTTTAATCAAGGAGAATGTATTGCATTAGTGGGGCCAAATGGTTGCGGTAAAACAACAATGATAAAATCCATATTGAGTATGGTAATTCCTGATTCAGGTCAGATATTGTTTGATAGCCTAGATATTCGCAATCAATTTAAATATCGAAAAGATATAGGCTATATGCCACAGATTGGTCGTTATCCTGAAAATATGAATATAGGACAGGTTATTGAAACAGTGAAACTACTTAGAGGCAACAGTATGCAATCTGACGAAGATTTATATGTTCAATTTAGAATTGATGAACTAAAGGCAAAAAAAATGTCCACACTCAGCGGTGGTACACGGCAAAAAGTAAGTGCAGTTTTAGCATTTATGTTTAATCCGAAGGTTTTGATTCTTGATGAACCCACAGCAGGTTTAGATCCGCTGTCTGCAGAATTACTTAAGGAAAAAATTATAAAGGAAAGGAATAATGGAAAGTTATTATTAATTTCTTCTCACCTCTTAGCCGATTTAGATGACATTGTTTCAGAAGTTGTTTTTATGGAGGAGGGCCAAATACTTTTCCATAAAAAAACAGCCATGATAAAAGAAGAAACAGGGGAGCAAACTATTTCAAAAGCTATAACTCATATCTTAAAAAAATCTTTTTAATGAGTAAAATTGTTTATTTTGTATTAATAGATATCGTTAAAAATAAGATTGTTGTTGCATATGCTATTATTTTAACGATATTGTCATGGGGCGTTTTTATGCTGGAAGATAGCAGTAATAAAGGGTTGCTCACACTATTAAATGTTGTTTTATTAGTAGTTCCGCTTATGGCATTATTGTTCTCGACAATATATTTATATAATAGTGCTGAGTTTATTGAGCTTTTGACAGGCCAGCCAGTTAAGCGAAAAACAATTTGGTTAAGTCTTTACAGCGGACTAGCCCTGAGTTTAACAAGTGCTTTTTTATTAGCGGTAGGCTTGCCGGTGTTTATTTTTTGTGAATTTGCAGCAGCAATTACCCTAGTTATAACAGGGTGTTTAATTACATTGGTATTTACTTCTATCGCTTTTCTTTCTGCTATAAGCAGTCGCGACAAAGCAAAGGGAATTGGCATTGCAATTATGGTTTGGTTGTATTTTGCGCTAATATTTGATGGACTAGTGCTTTTTTTGTTATTTCAATTTGGCGAATACCCTATCGAAAAGCCTATGGTGCTGCTTTCAATTTTAAGCCCACTCGATCTCACCAGGATTTTTAATTTGTTGCAAATGGATTCATCTGCGCTTATGGGCTACACCGGGGCAATTTTTAAAAATTATTTCGGAACAAATGTCGGGATGATAATTGCATTTATGGTTTTGACTGCATGGACATTAATTCCATTGTTAATTTCTTTAAGAATATTTATTAAAAAAGACCTATGAAATTAAAAGACGCTTTACTCAAGCTTGAAAAATCTACGCATCCTGTAGCTACAATCCTTGCGAATGATGGGCAATTTAAAGTGTATAGCATTTTATTTAAGAGTGGAATGATTATGACTGATCATAAAACTTCAAGTAATGCAATACTATATGTGCTTAGTGGTGTAGTGGTTTATAGTGATTCGGAGGCAACCGTTGAGTTGAATTATTTTGATGAATTTCATATTAAGCCCGGAATAGTACATTCAATAACAGCAAAAGCCAATGCATCTTGTTTACTCATCCAAAGCAGGTAATGATATGAAGAAGGATATCCAAAATAGAAATGATATCGAACAGTTAGTAGATAGTTTTTACACTAAGGTGAAATCAGATGATACAATAGCTTATTTTTTCACAGAAGTAGTAAAAGTAAATTGGGAGAAACACCTGCCACGCATGTATGACTTCTGGGAGAATGTTTTGTTTCAATCAGGTGCATTCACAGGTAACCCGATGGCCAGACATCAACAAATTAATGAGCATAGTAAAATTACCGATTTGCATTTTGCACGATGGATTATGCTATTTGAAATTACAGTCGATGAATTATTTTCCGGAGCTAATGCATCACTTATTAAGCAAAGGGCTAAAAGTATAGCCACAATCATGCAATCTAAAGTAGATAAATAATGAACCATATTTTATTAATCATTCATATACTTGCAGCAACTATTTGGGTTGGAGGGCACTTAATAATTAGTTTTCGAATTTTGCCTGAGGCAATCAAAAGGAAAAACGTCGCCGGATTACTTGAATTCGAAAAGAAATATGAAGTAATCGGTTTGCCTGCATTATTGTTACTTGTAATTACAGGAATCTGGATGTCACTAAACTATGGAATACCCCTGTCACAGTGGTTATCTTTTTCATCCGGAATTGAAACTGTTGTTTCTTGTAAGTTATTGCTCTTAATAATTACATTCGTTTTGGCATTGCATGCAAGGTTGGTGCTCATTCCGAATTTAAAACCTGAAAGATTGGTATTCCTTACTTTGCATATTTTTGCTGTAACAGCAATAGGTATTACCATGCTTATTCTTGGAACTTTTGTAAGATATGGCGGAATTTAAAAAGGCGCAACTGTAATAGTCGCGCCTTATCAAACAAAAATGAAAATATTTATTTTGCAGGTGGAAGTAACACTTCGTTAATTACATGAATTATGCCATTCGATGTAGGAATGCTTGCTACAATTTCTGCGGTTCCATTAACAAAAACTTTATTGTCTTTCATTGTAATAGTTATCTTATCACCGCTTACTTGTTCAAATTGTTGACCATCTGTAAGATATTCTAGTTTTAAAGCACCAACATAAGTATGGTATTCAAGGATGGCTTTCAGGTCATTAATTTTATCAGGTTCCAACAACCCTTCAACTGTTCCTTTCGGTAATTTATCGAATGCTGCATTCGTGGGTGCATAAACTGTAAATGGACCGGCATTACTTAGTGCATCTACCAATCCTGCTGCCTGAACTGCAGCAACTAATGTAGTGTGGTCTTTACTGCCTGCAGCAACCTGAACAATATTGGGATTCGATACATCATCTTGTACTCCTGATTGACCAACAGTAGTTGCGGCGTTTCCGGTTGAAGCTTGCTGTTCATCTATCGAATTTGAATTGGTGCATGATGCTAATACAATTGAACCAATCAGCAGCCCGGTAAATTGAATTTTCATAATAGTTAATTTTAACTACTAAGGTAGTGTGACGATTAAAAATCACTTATGATTCAAATCATATTTTTCGAAAACCGGAACTTTTTATTTGGGAGATAAAAAGTATTGCAATTGCTAAGCAAATTAGGACGGTAAAACTCACTAATATATAATCTATTCCCGGTATAACAGTGTAGCTGAACGAAGCAATGCCCTGTGTTGCCAGAGCTAGTTCATAAATAATAACACTAACTAAAAATAGCATTATACCAATGGATGAAATTTTATTCACCAATAATAATTTTGTGCTGTAAGCATATGTTAGAATGAACATCGATATGATACCAATAAGCACTAAATGCAAGTATGCAATAACAATTGAACGGAATCCGAATGCCAGTGTACTCACAGTTGGAATTACTGAGCCTAATTGAAGTGTGAATTTAACTGTTAATGCGGCTGCAATAAATGCAAATAATAACTTTGTAATTAAGTTGTTGCCTAATTTAGTTAATACCTTGTTTTGTCTACAATAAAATAGCAATACTACCCATGCGTAAAACTGCCCGACTGCGGCAACTACAACTAAACCATAAATTAATATCGGTAAATCCCTCCATAATACCGAAAGACCGTATGCAGGTATGCAACTCAGCGCAAAGTACCAAAAAACAGATTCAGGTATTTTAGGTAAACCTAATTTTTTTTGGAAATGATGTATCAATATACCCATACAAGCAAAAAAGAACCATCCATTGTATTGAAAATGTAAGTACCAGTAAATGGAGGATAAATAAGCAATTTGATGAATATCCTTAATAACCATAATGTAAACCAAAACAGCAGTACCAAATGCAGATAAAATAAGCATTAACAATGAAGTAATAAACCAACGTTTAGGTGCAAATGATTTCAATCCGCTTAAATCTTTGAAATAGTAAAATGCGAACACAAAGCTTATTATTATGGATGCCGTTGAAAAAATGATAGATATTGTATTGTATCCATTTGCTAAAAATGCTAATAACATCCCGTAAGCTGTAAAAAGATTTAATCCAAGAATCCAATTGTATACCCTTATTTTGCTGTTAACAATGTGTGGCGTTATTATGCCGACCATTAATAGCATTATTGTTTGTGAAATCCATCCCGAAAATGCAAAGTGTGAATGTCCGTGTTGTAGATTCTTTTGATCAAAGTAGGGAAAATCGAATCCGATTTTATAGCGCATTATCACACCAATAACCGCTACAATTAAAAAATTAAAAATGGAAATGAAAAACCACTTATTTGCATTGAAATTTAACATATTAAATGTATAATTTTCTATTAATAATTTCAACTTGCTTTTTAGTTCGCATTACAGATAAAGTTCTAATTACAGTTTCAACTCTTAATCCCGTGAAATTGGCAATTTCTTGTCGGGTAAATGGGATTTCAATTTTTTCACCGGTTGTATAATGTTTCTTCTTGTAATCATCTAAAAACGACAACAACCGTTCTTCGGGAGTATGATTCATAACAGCCTTTGCAGTTGATGCTTTTGAGTACACCTTACGTGCAAGAAGTGCTAAAAATGTTTTTTGTATGTTAGGATATTCATCTAATATATTCAAAAATGTTTCTTTCCGTATGCGCAATACAGTTGTGTCCTCAACAGCCATTGCAGAAGCCGGATAACGCTCATTAATAAATAATGGTGGCTCACCAAATGATTGTCCAGCAGTGAAATTACCTTGAACATATTCCCTACCCATATCATTAATATTCGTCATTTTTATTTGTCCTTGATCAACCTGAAAATAAAATAGTGCTTCATCACCTTCGTAAAATACAAATTCACCTTTGCTGTATTTTTTATAAGTAGCACCCCATGATATCAGTAAATCAACATCCATAATTGCAAGTAATTTGGGTTATCCTTACAAATATACATTTTGCACTATGAAATATTCTTATTTCTGTTCATTATTAAACTGTAAACTTGAAATTTGTTTACTGTCTGCCTATTGCAAATATTTGCATTAATATTTTTTTTTATTTATGATTTGAATCATACTTGAGCAAAATAGTATTCATACATTTTAGTTGTTACTGTTTTAGAGGGTTTGAGTGATATACAATTGGGGAGTTTATCATAACTATGTATAAAATTTTGGCTTCTTTAAGCTTTGGCACCCAAAATCCCCCCTTTTTGCAGCAGATTTTTAAAATCCAAGTGTTAATACAACCCAATGCCTGTTTCGCTCCAATTCCCTACCTTTGCTAAAAATAACCTTTCGCATGGCTGATATTAACCAATTAAAGCGCATTTGTTCGCAGGTAAGAAGAGATATAGTTCGTGAAGTTTACCAATGCCAAAGCGGGCATCCGGGTGGCTCGTTGGGCTGCACTGAATTTTTTGTTGCCTTGTATTTTGATGTGTTGAAACACGACAGTTCGTTTAATATGGATGGTGTTGGTGAGGACCTGTTTTTTTTGAGTAACGGGCATATTTCGCCGGTTTGGTATAGTGTTTTGGCGAGAAGTGGTTATTTCCCATTGGAAGAATTGAATACTTTCCGCAAATTAGATTCCCGTTTACAAGGTCACCCAACAACGGCTGAACATTTACCCGGAATTCGCATTGCCAGCGGTTCACTCGGCCAAGGTATGAGTGTTGGTATTGGTGCTGCTCAGGCAAAAAAATTGAATGGCGATACTCGTTTAGTTTATACTTTACATGGTGACGGTGAATTACAGGAAGGCCAGATTTGGGAAGCTGCCATGTATGCTGCCCACGTTGGGGTTGATAATTTAATATGCACCGTTGACTGGAATGGTCAGCAAATTGACGGGCCTACCAAAAAAGTAATGGACTTGGGCGATTTAAAAGCCAAATTTGAAGCATTCGGTTGGGTTACATTGGTTTGTGAAGATGGTAATGATATGGAAATGTTGCTCAACACCATAAAAACAGCTCAAGCAGCAACCGGAAAAGGAAAACCGGTTATGATTTTAATGCGCACGGCAATGGGTAAAGGGGTGGACTTTATGGAAGGCAGTCATGAATGGCATGGTATTGCTCCAAATAAAGAACAACTCGAAAAAGCCATGGCACAGCTTGAGGAAACCCTTGGCGACTATTAATTATTTTTTTAATGCTGATTAACTACTTTTAATTTTCTGCAATTTTGTTGTGGAACTTAAGGTATTGCCGTAACTTTTCATCATGAAACCTAAAAGCAAACAAAGCGAACGTAAACTTACGTTGCAAAATTATTCTGCTTTTTCTGCTGCCTTTTTAACAATGGCAGCTTCCGGTTCTGCGCAAATAGTTTATACCGACGTTGACCCAGATTTACAAGTGTACATTGATGATATCGGATTAGATATGGATGGCAATGGCACGAATGATTTTAAATTAGTTTTTTTATCGGAATCGTTTGCTTCGTTTGCGCCTAATGAATTAAAATTACGTATTAATCCGCTTGGTGATAATCAGGTTGCTTATTCCATTCAAAATGTTCCGGTAACCTATAGTGGAACACCGTGGTATACCTATAATGCCGGTGCAACACAAATTATGT
Encoded here:
- a CDS encoding ABC transporter ATP-binding protein, with the protein product MIVINNISKKFGKLSVLKNIQLSFNQGECIALVGPNGCGKTTMIKSILSMVIPDSGQILFDSLDIRNQFKYRKDIGYMPQIGRYPENMNIGQVIETVKLLRGNSMQSDEDLYVQFRIDELKAKKMSTLSGGTRQKVSAVLAFMFNPKVLILDEPTAGLDPLSAELLKEKIIKERNNGKLLLISSHLLADLDDIVSEVVFMEEGQILFHKKTAMIKEETGEQTISKAITHILKKSF
- the nosZ gene encoding Sec-dependent nitrous-oxide reductase, giving the protein MKNKQLPISRITLLISLFILFTLSACKPKNVANAISGDAAEKAYVAPGEYDEYYNFVSGGFSGQMSVYGIPSGRLLRVIPVFSVDPEKGWGYSEETKPMLNTSHGFVPWDDLHHTELSQTNGEINGKWVFANAKNTPRLARIDLKTFKTAEILELPNSGGNHSSPFGTENSEYIVAGTRFSVPPDGAGGDVPIDSYKENFKGHISFVSVDPTTGEMNIAFQLKTPGVNFDLARCGRAKSHGWFFFSCYNTEQANTLLEVNASQKDKDFIMAVNWKKAEEYLKAGKGKTMPVKYAHNTYNEATHTAVSEMETEVIVLDVAELKEICYFIPCPKSPHGCDVDPTGEYIVGSGKLAAIIPVFSFDKMIKAIEDKAFDGEFEGIPVIKYESALYGEVKKPGLGPLHTEFDGNGFAYTSFFVSSEVVKWNIKDLAVVDRVPTFYSVGHLSIPGGNTRKPSPKYLIAYNKITKDRYLPTGPELAQSAQLYDISGDKMQLILDYPTIGEPHYAQSAPADIIRNNGQLKIYKIEDNQHPYATKSEKDSRVVREGNKVHVYMTSVRSHFSPDNIEGIKLGDEVYFHVTNLEQDWDVPHGFAVKGAANAELLIMPGETATLLWKPDRTGIFPMYCTDFCSALHQEMQGYIRVSPAGSNVPISFSLGKNSSTPK
- a CDS encoding nitrous oxide reductase family maturation protein NosD — protein: MSVISFILFTCALVYANWSTANTLVVGKLNPYQTIKSAIADAVDGDTIIVLSGFYKEGNISIEKAITFIGENFPVIDGDRRFEVITIKSNNVSISGFKIQHSGFATLDDPGGVKIINVSNITITNNILYDNFFGVYIQQGHKCTIKNNLIVALNKDEQQIGNGIHCWKSDSLQIIGNEISGHRDGIYFEFVTYSVIWRNISHDNIRYGLHFMFSNDDSYFSNIFKSNGAGVAVMFTKNVTMMNNHFEENWGDAAYGLLLKEISDSYISGNTFANNTTGIYMEGTNRIILERNVFEQNGWALQIQASCMDNVLRNNDFLANTFDVSTNGTNVLNTFELNYWDKYSGYDLNHDGIGDVPFHPLSMYSVVVENIPSAMLLYRSFFVTMLDKSEKMFPSITPDNFIDKTPSMKSIII
- a CDS encoding fasciclin domain-containing protein translates to MKIQFTGLLIGSIVLASCTNSNSIDEQQASTGNAATTVGQSGVQDDVSNPNIVQVAAGSKDHTTLVAAVQAAGLVDALSNAGPFTVYAPTNAAFDKLPKGTVEGLLEPDKINDLKAILEYHTYVGALKLEYLTDGQQFEQVSGDKITITMKDNKVFVNGTAEIVASIPTSNGIIHVINEVLLPPAK
- a CDS encoding Crp/Fnr family transcriptional regulator — protein: MDVDLLISWGATYKKYSKGEFVFYEGDEALFYFQVDQGQIKMTNINDMGREYVQGNFTAGQSFGEPPLFINERYPASAMAVEDTTVLRIRKETFLNILDEYPNIQKTFLALLARKVYSKASTAKAVMNHTPEERLLSFLDDYKKKHYTTGEKIEIPFTRQEIANFTGLRVETVIRTLSVMRTKKQVEIINRKLYI
- a CDS encoding group III truncated hemoglobin, which gives rise to MKKDIQNRNDIEQLVDSFYTKVKSDDTIAYFFTEVVKVNWEKHLPRMYDFWENVLFQSGAFTGNPMARHQQINEHSKITDLHFARWIMLFEITVDELFSGANASLIKQRAKSIATIMQSKVDK
- a CDS encoding ABC transporter permease, which codes for MSKIVYFVLIDIVKNKIVVAYAIILTILSWGVFMLEDSSNKGLLTLLNVVLLVVPLMALLFSTIYLYNSAEFIELLTGQPVKRKTIWLSLYSGLALSLTSAFLLAVGLPVFIFCEFAAAITLVITGCLITLVFTSIAFLSAISSRDKAKGIGIAIMVWLYFALIFDGLVLFLLFQFGEYPIEKPMVLLSILSPLDLTRIFNLLQMDSSALMGYTGAIFKNYFGTNVGMIIAFMVLTAWTLIPLLISLRIFIKKDL
- a CDS encoding nitrous oxide reductase accessory protein NosL, which gives rise to MRSSKISILTRILCFAGAVALVISLFVPLWRIELAAPQYPEGLVLLIYPDDIAGDVEIINGLNHYIGMQTLHTENFIEFTILPYLIGLFALIILLSSLIGNKKLLYAVFILFVIFGVVAMIDFWRWEYNYGHNLDPNAAIIVPGMAYQPPLIGFKQLLNFGAYSIPDIGGWLFISSGALLLIAVIVELNLLKKFRKPKHTVTALFLVSILATSCSPKGPEVINLNYDHCSSCKMTIADSRYAAQLITDKGRVYKFDDVTCLINYLNDNKQIAIGSIWVTNFNSPTNWLNVNQAYFIKSRSLQSPMGGNSPAFESKASAAIYAEADTGEIFTWDKLIQL
- a CDS encoding transketolase; translated protein: MADINQLKRICSQVRRDIVREVYQCQSGHPGGSLGCTEFFVALYFDVLKHDSSFNMDGVGEDLFFLSNGHISPVWYSVLARSGYFPLEELNTFRKLDSRLQGHPTTAEHLPGIRIASGSLGQGMSVGIGAAQAKKLNGDTRLVYTLHGDGELQEGQIWEAAMYAAHVGVDNLICTVDWNGQQIDGPTKKVMDLGDLKAKFEAFGWVTLVCEDGNDMEMLLNTIKTAQAATGKGKPVMILMRTAMGKGVDFMEGSHEWHGIAPNKEQLEKAMAQLEETLGDY
- a CDS encoding CopD family protein; this translates as MNHILLIIHILAATIWVGGHLIISFRILPEAIKRKNVAGLLEFEKKYEVIGLPALLLLVITGIWMSLNYGIPLSQWLSFSSGIETVVSCKLLLLIITFVLALHARLVLIPNLKPERLVFLTLHIFAVTAIGITMLILGTFVRYGGI